The region AGGTCATAGGTCACTCACGTTCTTTTTTGATCTTCTCTGACACTAGGAACTCATCCCTCTCAATGGTGGGAGCATAGTTACTCCCGACGACTCTCACAGCATACTGGAACTGGTGGGCTACTTCAGCTGAAATGTGAAATAGGGTTGAGTTGAAGTATTGAGCACGGAATATCGGCTTTTCCTAAACCATATGTCACTACTAGTGAATGGGTCTTTCAGACTGGTTCAAATCTTACAGATGCAGAACGTTTCCCCTCAATCAGTAGCTAGCTCCCAATCTTACACTTTCTGGTAGTCATGCCATGTGATAGAAAATTAAACTTTAGTACCTGCGCTCTAAAAAGTCCAGGTAAACAATACTTTCCGGTGAATATTTTGTCTCATATTTCGAGCAGCTGAAAGACTAACTGCACAGACAACCGGTATAGTAAGTTCAAAcgtaattgtattcaacattctggcttgtaaggaaaaTGTCYACGATTGTGCAGTGCTTTGTTTCAGACTGTATACSAAGAATTGGTATCAAAGTCAGATTTATTAGKCAAACTTTCTGGCAGCCTGGCAAGCCAAGCTAGCTATMCCTAACTAGCTAACTTACTTGAACAAGGCGTGGTTGGACTGTTGTCAACYGTATCTGCAGCTACCTATATCTAGCTATGACACACTtttggtagttagctagctagctagctaaagcattggATGTAGCCATCACCTAAATACAAATAAGGgtcgagctaacgttagctacatggCTAGCTAGCTGTGGTCCATACATAGCCTACCATCTCTGACTTGGCTAGCTTGGTGTACAGTTACTAGCTAGCCTAAGCTAACTAGCATTGGCACTGCGTTGGCTGTCACACAAACTTGACTTAACTACAAACttcgttagctactgtagctagatgGCGAGCTGAACGCTGGCATACAACTGTTATATCAGCATCactgttaatgttagctagctagcaacagaccAGGCTAGCTGCACATAACCGCGCCTGGGCAATCTAACTAGCTAGCATCATAGCTACCTTCGCTCTTCCCAGTGATCCTGCAGCAGAGACTTTGAAGGAGGACGTTGGGGGACTTTTGATCTAGGGCAGCCATTGCGTTGCAGTCTTTTATTTTCCTTATGAAACACCAGCGATACTACTGGGTGCAGTTGTACCCACTACGATTGTTCTTGCTTTGGGTTTCCACTCTCAGTAACAGCCATTTTAACGGAACCCGCCGAAAGCGTCCTGACTGGAGGCGTTGCTAGCAAGAAGAGAtgggaaaaataaatgaaaatatgaCCCTCCAAAACAAGGCAATGGCGCTAAAAGTTCCCATGTCAGTTGTTCCTAGCCTTCGCCCCATGCTTATGGTGGTCAAATTGTAAGCTAAGTAGATAGCCAGTTGACTGTtaattttgaaatacattttcaatgttaatttgtaattattttattgGAATTAATTGCAATGAAATACAGCCTTATCGAAAGACAGTTATTTTGCATATTTGCATTTCAGAACCAGGAGAGTGGACAGTTCCCAGACTTGAAAGACTTGGGGTACAAGGCAAGCATTTCATGACCCAAGTAGtggacagctctctctctctctctcgctctcaattcaatttcaattcaagggctttattggcatggaaaacatatgttaacattgccaaagcaagtgaagtagataataaataaAAGGGAAATTAACAATACAAATKaacagtaaacattacactcacaaaagttccaaaaKaataaagacatttcaaatgttatattatgtcaatatacagtattgtaacaatgtgcaaatagttaaagtacaaaatggaaaataaataaacataaatatgggttgtaatttacaatggtgtttgtttttcactggttgcccttttcttgtagcaacaggtcacaaatcttgctgctgtgactgcacactgtggtattNccaacaggacaatgacccaacacacctccacgctgtgtaagggctatttgaccaagaaggagagtgatggagtgatgacctggcctccacaatcactcgatttctacccaattgagatggtttcggatgagttggaccgcagagtgaaggaaaagcagccaacaagtgctcagcatatgtgggaactccttcaagactgttggaaaagcattccaggtgaagctgattgagagaatgccaagagtacaaAGCGGTCATCaaagcaaatggtggctactttgcagaatctaaaatatatttagatttgttaaacacttttttggatactacatgattccatatgtgttatttcatagttctgatgtcttcactattattctacaatgtagaaaatagtaaaaataaacaaaaaccctagaataagtaggtgtgtccaaacttttgactgtactgtatatatagctatggttagtgtgtgtgtgtgtgttgagagcaaTGTGGTGTAATGACAAGTATACCCACCCTGGACGGTTTCCTGGGGTCCTCACAGAGACTGAGCAGCAGGTATAAGACGGACCACCTGTGTTTCAGCACCCCCTGTTAATGGAAAGCAAAacacacagattctcaattggttcTCCTTTCAAAGCCAATACAAGTATGCATATGCACCAGGGTATTTGGAACAGAAGACTGACCTGAGTCTGCAGCTTTCTGTGGAGCTCAGAGAACAGGGCTgcgtcactctctctcctctgcttcagcACTGGAGAACCAAAGGACAAGACAAACAGAATCAGACCCCTAAATAAACAGACATAGACCAATTTCAAAAACACAAGTTGATTAAAAGGGGCTCAACTCCACTCCGAACAAGGGTAagtgctgtttttttttactttactatGCTTAGCGATCGATAAGATGGTCATTAGTGGCCTTACTCCGACTACAAACTAAATGTATTGAGATGTATTATTATGGAGACTCTTAACAACCGTATTTCTTTATTGTCAAATGTACCTTTAACACRAGACAGAAAATCTCTACTGGGAAAAGAACAACAAAAAGACCACATTAACAAAGCATGCATGTTTGCAAAGGTAACAGAGAAGGTTCAAACCAGTGATGTGCAGATGCCACTTTCGACTGTTGAGATGGACCCTCAAAGAGGATTCACTCAGCAAACCTGTCCAGTTTAGGTCACTCACATTATTGTCTCTAATAATAGGTCATAGGTCACTCACGTTCTTTTTTGATCTTCTCTGACACTAGGAACTCATCCCTCTCAATGGTGGGAGCATAGTTACTCCCGACGACTCTCACAGCATACTGGAACTGGTGGGCTACTTCAGCTGAAATGTGAAATAGGGTTGAGTTGAAGTACTGAGCATGGAATATCGGCTTTTCATAAACCATATGGCACTACTAGTGAATGAATCTTTCAGACTGGTTCAAATCTTACAGATGCAAAACGTTTCCCCTCAATCAGTAGCTAGCTCCCAATCTTACACTTTCCCTTAGTCACAAAACGTGGCGAAACATGCCTTCAATTGTGCAGGAAATACCACTACATTTACATAGAAAAATACCCGAAATGTCCCTTGTCTGTCACCAAtgtttcaaatatatatatttgaacttACTCTGCCGATTGTCTATGGTTTTGGTacttgagacaaaatatccacaggaaagtattattaaaTGACTTTAAAGCGCGGGTCTGTGTGTGCGGCAATCATGTCATGTGTTTACTCATGATCAAAGGCACGTGCACAAGACGTTAAGTACATGCATACTaacaggtgtttacatggtgttgAGCATGTGCCAGgtgataaaaaaatgtaacttcAGTACCTGCGCTCTAAAGTCGGGTAAACAATACTTTCGGGTGAATATTTTGTCTCATATTTCGAGCAGCTGATAGACTAACTGCACAGACAACCGGTATAGTAAGTTCAAAcgtaattgtattcaacattctggcttgtaaggaaaaTGTCCACGATTGTGCAGTGCTTTGTTTCAGACTGTATATCAAGAATTGGTATCAAAGTCAGATTTATTAGGCACACTTTCTGGCAGCCTGGCTAACTTACTTGAACAAGGCGTGGTTGTACTGTTGTCAACCGTATCTGCAGCTACCTATATCTAGCTATGACACACTTTtggtaattagctagctagctaaagccttGGATGTAGCCATCACCTAAATACAAATAAGGGTcgagctaacgttagttaactagatggctagctagctgggGTCCATACATAGCCTACCATCTCTGACTTGGCTGGCTAGGTGTACAGTTACTAGCTAGCCTATGCTAACTAGCATTGGCTGTCACACAAACTTGACTTAACTAAAAACgtagttagctactgtagctagatgGCGCGCTGAACGTTGGTATCCAACTGTTACATCAGCATCACtgttaaatgttagctagctagcaacagaccAGGCTAGCTGCACATAACCGCGCCTGGGCAATCTAACTAGCTAGCATCATAGCTACCTTCGCTCTTCCCAGTGATCCTGCAGCAGAGACTTTGAAGGAGGACGTTGGGGGACTTTTGATCTAGGGCAGCCATTGCGTTGCAGTCTTTTATTTTCCTTATCAGACACCAGCGATACTACTGGATGCAGTTGTACCCACTACGATTGTTCTTGCTTTGGGTTTCCACTCTCAGTAACAGCCATTTTAACGGAACCCGCCGAAAGCGTCCTGACTGGAGGCGTTGCTAGCAAGAAGAGATggggaaaataaatgaaaatattaCCCTCCAAAACAAGGCAATGGCACTAAAGGTTCCCATCTCAGTTGTTCCTAGCCTTCGCCACATGCTTATGGTGGTCAAATTGTAAGCTAAGTAGATAGCTAGTTGACTGTtaattttgaaatacattttcaatgttaatttaaaattattttattggAATTAATTGCAATGAAATACAGCCGTATCGAAAGACAGTTATTTTGCATATTTGCATTTCAGAACCAGGAGAGTGGACAGTTCCCAGACTTGGGGTACAAGGCAAGCATTTCATGACCCAAGTagtggacctctctctctctctttctctttcgctttctctttctctctttcaatggctttgtgtctctaatatggtcatacattgggcaggaggttaggaagtgcagctcaggttccacctcattttgtgggcagtgtgcacatagcctgtcttctcttgagagccaagtctgcctacggcggcctttctcaatagcaaggctatgctcactgagtatgtgcatagtcaaagctttccttatgtttgggtcagtcacagtggtcaggtattctgccactgtgtactctctgtttagggccaaactagcattctagtttgctgtttttttgttaattctttccaatgtgttaagtaattatatttttgttttctcattatttggttgggtctaattgtgtcactgtgctggggctctgtggggtctgtgtttgtgaacagagccccaggaccagcttgcttaggggactcttctccagggtcatctctctgtaggtgatggctttgttatggaaggtttgggaatcgcttccttttaggtggttgtagaaataatggctcttttctggattttgataattagtgggtatcggcctaattctgctctgcatgcattatgtggtgttttatgttgtacactgaggatatttttgcagaattctgcatgtagagtctcaatttggtgtttgtcccattttgtgaattattggttggaaagcggaccccagacctcacaaccataaagggcaataggttctataactgattcaagtcgctctctctcaattcaattagctttattggcatgacactgtccctcattatatggcaggcagcaatgtagtgcgatGCCAGCCCACACCTCTCTGCGTCCTCCCGCAAAAGGACGgttagcctatcctcatcagagaggtctttgaaaccttgagaaagggtttcaaatttggggaaatgacactctctaattgttttaaatttgtgacattttgtcaggaaatacaGCTCTGTTTtgggttctgctgtggtgcagcGGTTGCACagctgattgattggatgttctggtcctgaggcttcagtgtgttagtagagcAGGTTTGTgaactctctttctccctctcacaaacacacacacactttttgatTTAAGTTTATTGTAGCCTGCACGTGCCAAAATGAATTAGGCTTTATGGTCCATAACTTTACCACGGTGCGCTGCCATGCATTAATGGGGAATTTGCCATTCCATTTTGTTTCTAACTCTTAGTGCAACAGTTTTGTGAATTAGTTAAGAACATCTATAGGATTGGAcccttttccccccaattttcacctaaaatgacatgcccaaatctaactgtctgtagctcaggccccgaagcaaggatatgcatattcttggtaccatttgaaaggaaacactttgaagtttgtggaaatgtgaaaggaatgtagtagaatataacacattaaatctggtaaaagataatacaaagaaaaaaacaactgttttgtattttttttgttttgtaccatcatctttgaaatggaaaaggtcataatgtattattccagcccaggtgcaatttagattttggccactagattgcagcagtgtatgtgcaaagttttaaactgatccaaggaaccattgcatttctgttcaaaatgttgtatcaagactgcccaaatgaccctaatttgtttattaataacttttcatgttcaaaactgtgcactctcctcaaacaatagcatggtattatttttctgtaatagctactgtaaattggacagtgcagttagcttATATtcttctatctatatatatatatatatagtctttctgccaatatcagatatgtctatgtcctgggaaatgttcttgttacttacaacctcatgctattcGCATAAgtctacattagctcaaccatccgcaggggacccaccaatccttaAGCGATTCTGCTGAGAAAAGACATGAGCATGCATGCCTGACCGAAACTGATACATTCCAGTTGGTAAGTGTGTGACACTAGAGTGCGCAAGCGCTTACGGCTCCCAGTGACGTAGCCTATGATGGAAGAAAAACTGTTATTTCCCACAGCGGAGAGCCAAGAAGATTACCGGCGCGAGGAAGGTGAGCGAGAGAAGGCAGGAGAGGAAAAAGAAGACGCTACTTCTGACTAGTAGAAGTAGGGGACTTTGCGTCTGAAacattaggggaaaataataccGCACTGGCTGCTGAATTGAATCATAGACTAACATGTCAGCATATGAATGAAACCATAACTATGAAAGCGCGTGGGCATTTGAGCTTTACCTTTCATAGAGAGACCAATAGGTGACTGATCGTATAGGATTACAATAGTCGCACCCAGACTATTGTTCTTAAGCAGAAAAAGGGGACCGTCCGAAAGTCATGGAGTATAGAGTAGAAATAAAAAATTAGCTAGCGTCAAAAGATTAAAGAAGACGGCAATAAAGAAATTGCTTGGAGCAGCTGGAACCTGTTAAAGAATGGATTTTAGCTCTATTCGCAAGTTCATCACCAGATGGGTAAGTAGCCTATTGCACTGAATTACTTGGAATCCATTTGGTTGTGCCAAAACAAAAGTATATGGGGTTTAGCCTACTATTGCATAGTACTATTGCATAGTAGGCTACCAACTTGTTGGTCAGGTGGTTGCGGCTTTACAGTCTATTCTCAATTAAACATTGTTGCGTTTCTATTAACAATTGTGCGTTTCCATTTCCCATGttgccctttacactcgtacccatATACCGGTTGAAATAGCAGATTTCTGCACTAATAAGCTCCTAAATTGGAACGTAGTGGCTGTACATGAAcacgctatacatgacgtcagagctctggctctgcacTTCACAGCGCTgtgtgggttttgactgacagccttTATGAATTTGAGTAC is a window of Salvelinus sp. IW2-2015 unplaced genomic scaffold, ASM291031v2 Un_scaffold1873, whole genome shotgun sequence DNA encoding:
- the LOC112072272 gene encoding gamma-tubulin complex component 3-like → MAALDQKSPNVLLQSLCCRITGKSEAEVAHQFQYAVRVVGSNYAPTIERDEFLVSEKIKKELLKQRRESDAARSLSSTESSRLSFTWNAFQQFGSSHIC